Proteins encoded in a region of the Quercus lobata isolate SW786 chromosome 8, ValleyOak3.0 Primary Assembly, whole genome shotgun sequence genome:
- the LOC115958255 gene encoding heavy metal-associated isoprenylated plant protein 47-like: protein MKQKIVIKVQMACDKCRAKAMKIAAIADGVISVAVEGADKDQLVVIGECVDSANLTCSLRKKLCYATLLGVEEVKEEKKEPEPVKPKPEEEKKPSTSSTCSTGCIQLPVCPQYPPYPTFYEVAVYDPSPSYCYIM from the exons ATGAAG CAAAAAATAGTTATCAAGGTGCAAATGGCCTGTGACAAATGCAGAGCCAAGGCCATGAAGATTGCAGCAATAGCAGATG GTGTGATCTCAGTTGCTGTAGAAGGAGCAGATAAAGATCAATTGGTGGTGATTGGTGAATGTGTTGACTCGGCTAACCTGACCTGCTCGTTAAGGAAGAAGCTTTGCTATGCCACCTTATTGGGTGTTGAAGAagtgaaggaagaaaagaaagagccAGAACCAGTGAAACCAAAaccagaagaagaaaagaagccaAGTACATCTTCAACTTGTTCTACTGGATGTATTCAGTTACCCGTGTGCCCTCAATATCCACCATATCCCACATTCTATGAAGTGGCAGTCTATGATCCGAGTCCAAGTTACTGCTACATCATGTGA